A genomic region of Persephonella marina EX-H1 contains the following coding sequences:
- the rpoN gene encoding RNA polymerase factor sigma-54 has product MLKQTLNLKLQNKLVLTLSLKQQLSLLLLPTVELKETIKQELEENPFLEEIINLEPDYEPIKDLSKYYDEEETPLLSRIAYRPTLYDTLDFQIDLEFEGIEKDIAHEIAGNLDEKGLLAVSIDEIASKLNVKQEIVEEVRKRFIRLEPTGIGALTLEEALIIQYEERFGKDPLVERILREDVWNLNDMDYLSEKYGVDRKEIEEKVFYIKMLRPYPTFNYDLETTEYVEPDVYVYDRGDSFEIKVNESGIPKLKLTSQYRRLISDKSLSPEVRKFLEDKLQKAMGIMKGIELRRENLYRITELLVNYQADFLRKGKEYLKPLTLKDIASKLDLHESTVSRIVSSKYMQTDKGLIPLKAFFASKLQTSGGDISTEKVKYMICELIENEDKKKPLSDQAIANILKDRYGIKIARRTVTKYREELNIPDSRTRRTKP; this is encoded by the coding sequence ATGCTGAAGCAGACATTAAATCTAAAACTTCAGAATAAGCTTGTACTTACATTAAGCCTGAAGCAGCAGCTTTCTCTTTTACTGCTCCCTACAGTTGAGCTTAAAGAGACAATAAAGCAGGAGCTTGAGGAAAACCCTTTCCTTGAAGAGATAATAAATTTAGAGCCTGATTATGAGCCTATAAAGGATCTATCAAAGTACTATGATGAGGAAGAAACGCCTCTTTTAAGCAGGATAGCATACAGACCTACACTGTACGACACACTTGATTTCCAGATAGACCTTGAGTTTGAAGGTATTGAAAAGGATATAGCCCATGAGATCGCCGGAAATCTGGATGAGAAAGGGTTACTCGCAGTTTCTATTGATGAGATAGCATCAAAACTGAATGTAAAACAGGAGATTGTAGAGGAAGTAAGAAAAAGATTCATAAGACTTGAACCTACAGGGATAGGCGCCCTTACACTTGAGGAGGCCTTAATAATCCAGTACGAGGAGAGGTTTGGAAAGGATCCCCTTGTAGAGAGAATACTCAGGGAAGATGTCTGGAATCTTAATGATATGGATTATCTATCTGAAAAGTATGGGGTTGACAGGAAGGAGATTGAGGAGAAGGTATTTTACATAAAGATGCTGAGACCATACCCGACATTTAATTACGATCTTGAGACAACAGAGTATGTTGAGCCTGATGTTTATGTTTACGATAGAGGGGACAGCTTTGAGATAAAGGTGAATGAGTCAGGTATTCCAAAACTGAAGCTTACATCCCAGTACAGAAGACTTATATCTGATAAATCCCTTTCTCCGGAAGTTAGGAAGTTCCTTGAGGATAAACTCCAGAAGGCTATGGGTATAATGAAAGGTATAGAGCTGAGAAGGGAAAACCTTTACAGAATAACAGAGCTTCTTGTGAACTATCAGGCAGACTTTTTGAGAAAAGGGAAGGAGTACCTTAAACCTTTAACACTTAAAGATATAGCATCAAAACTTGATCTTCATGAATCAACTGTGAGCAGGATTGTATCAAGTAAATATATGCAGACAGACAAGGGACTTATACCTTTAAAGGCATTTTTCGCATCAAAACTCCAAACTTCAGGTGGAGATATTTCCACAGAAAAAGTAAAATATATGATCTGTGAGCTTATAGAAAATGAGGACAAGAAAAAGCCGTTAAGTGATCAGGCTATAGCGAATATATTAAAGGATAGATACGGAATAAAGATAGCAAGAAGAACTGTAACAAAATATAGAGAAGAATTAAATATACCGGATTCAAGAACAAGGAGGACGAAGCCATGA
- the pyrF gene encoding orotidine-5'-phosphate decarboxylase, with translation MTEKRIAVALDVRDIKEAERILEDISGYDLIVKIGYALFIKYGREITDLVKSMGFDIFLDLKLHDIPNTVYNGVSSAVDLGVNYLTVHTLGGRQMLQKAVEAREGSDLKILGVTVLTSHSEDYMDYIGSHYTIDQLALKLAKEAVDTGVDGIVSSAHEVERLKKEIKKDFISVVPGIRFSEDSTDDQKRSATPETALRSGADILVIGRPIIKAQNRKEALNKFYEVLNRC, from the coding sequence TTGACAGAAAAAAGAATAGCGGTAGCTCTTGATGTAAGAGATATAAAGGAAGCTGAAAGGATTCTGGAAGATATATCAGGTTACGATCTTATAGTAAAAATAGGTTATGCGCTTTTTATAAAATACGGAAGAGAGATAACAGACCTTGTAAAATCAATGGGTTTTGATATATTCCTTGATCTAAAACTACATGACATACCTAACACAGTTTATAACGGTGTATCATCTGCTGTGGATCTTGGTGTGAATTACCTTACCGTTCATACACTTGGTGGAAGACAGATGTTACAGAAAGCTGTTGAGGCCAGGGAAGGTTCAGATCTTAAAATTTTAGGTGTTACTGTTCTCACAAGCCATTCAGAGGATTATATGGATTATATAGGCTCACATTATACTATAGACCAGCTTGCCCTGAAACTTGCTAAGGAAGCTGTTGATACAGGGGTGGATGGTATCGTCTCCTCTGCTCATGAGGTTGAAAGACTAAAAAAAGAAATAAAAAAAGATTTTATATCCGTTGTTCCTGGAATAAGATTTTCTGAAGACAGCACAGATGACCAGAAAAGATCAGCAACACCTGAAACGGCATTGAGATCAGGTGCTGATATACTTGTTATTGGAAGACCTATAATAAAAGCTCAGAACAGGAAAGAGGCATTAAATAAGTTTTATGAAGTGTTAAACAGATGCTGA
- the hpf gene encoding ribosome hibernation-promoting factor, HPF/YfiA family, whose amino-acid sequence MKVEHVGKNIDVTEFIKSYTEHKLERLKPYIKDIDVADDSVEVRVTYAFEKHRHRNRVDIDIYFKTPGGGVIHAWEESNDLYSAIDFVIDEVERQLVRLKARRKEERRRLAKLKEMEKRTVTVEESIERPLIVQEPMPLEKPLTVEDARMLLEEMGAFFLPFRNAETGEVNVIYRKKAGNYGLIIPGT is encoded by the coding sequence ATGAAGGTAGAGCATGTTGGAAAGAATATTGACGTGACGGAGTTTATCAAGAGCTATACAGAACACAAACTTGAAAGACTTAAACCTTACATCAAAGATATTGATGTTGCTGATGATTCTGTAGAGGTAAGGGTAACATATGCTTTTGAGAAACACAGACATAGAAACAGGGTTGATATAGACATCTACTTCAAGACACCAGGTGGTGGGGTTATACACGCCTGGGAAGAAAGTAATGATCTTTACTCTGCTATAGACTTTGTTATAGATGAGGTTGAAAGACAGCTTGTAAGACTTAAGGCAAGAAGAAAAGAAGAGAGAAGAAGACTTGCAAAACTCAAGGAGATGGAAAAGAGAACCGTCACTGTTGAGGAAAGCATAGAGAGACCTTTAATCGTTCAGGAACCTATGCCTCTTGAAAAACCTCTCACAGTTGAGGATGCAAGAATGCTTCTTGAGGAGATGGGAGCTTTCTTCCTTCCGTTCAGAAATGCAGAGACAGGAGAGGTTAATGTTATATACAGGAAGAAAGCCGGGAATTACGGACTGATAATTCCGGGAACATAA
- a CDS encoding uracil-DNA glycosylase — MDQLKKHIKILMELGFENIFTEEGSAGMDIKEKEKLMSQINEQIQNCTNCDLYKSRTQAVLGEGNLNAKLMFIGEAPGGEEDKQGRPFVGRAGKLLTKLIEAAGYRREDFYIANICKCRPPGNRTPTPWEMERCFPYLKKQIEIIDPKVLCLLGATAGRAFLNRNVAITKERGSIINWEGRILYLTFHPAYVLRNPDAEITLFEDIKKAIQIAYQE; from the coding sequence ATGGATCAGTTAAAAAAACATATAAAGATCTTAATGGAGCTTGGTTTTGAAAATATTTTCACAGAAGAAGGATCGGCAGGTATGGATATAAAAGAAAAAGAGAAGCTGATGTCACAGATCAATGAACAGATCCAGAACTGTACAAACTGTGATCTTTATAAAAGCAGAACGCAGGCTGTTTTAGGTGAAGGAAATCTTAATGCAAAACTTATGTTTATAGGTGAAGCACCTGGAGGGGAAGAAGATAAGCAGGGAAGACCTTTTGTTGGAAGAGCAGGAAAACTTCTGACAAAACTTATTGAGGCTGCAGGATACAGAAGGGAGGATTTCTATATAGCAAATATATGTAAATGCAGACCACCAGGGAACAGAACGCCAACACCGTGGGAGATGGAGAGATGTTTCCCATATCTAAAAAAACAGATTGAGATAATAGATCCTAAAGTTCTCTGTCTCCTTGGAGCAACTGCAGGAAGGGCATTTCTGAACAGGAATGTTGCGATAACAAAGGAGAGAGGATCAATAATAAACTGGGAAGGGAGGATCCTTTATCTAACCTTCCATCCAGCGTATGTTCTCAGAAATCCTGATGCAGAGATAACACTTTTTGAGGACATAAAGAAGGCCATACAGATAGCATACCAGGAATAA